The Geothrix oryzae DNA window GGCCGATGTGGATCATCTTGGTGCCGGTGTCGGCCTGCTGCTTGTGGTTGGTGAGGGCCACGCTGTAGAACTCGCCGATGCTGTCGTCGCCCAGCAGCACGCAGCTGGGGTACTTCCAGGTGATGGCGCTGCCGGTCTCCACCTGAGTCCAGCTGATGTGCGAGCCCTTGCCCTTGCAGAGGCCGCGCTTGGTGACGAAGTTGAAGATGCCGCCCACGCCGTTCTTGTCGCCGGCGTACCAGTTCTGCACGGTGCTGTACTTGATGGAGGCGTGATCCAGGGCCACGAGCTCCACCACCGCCGCATGCAGCTGGTTGGTGTCGAACTGGGGGGCCGTGCAGCCTTCGAGGTAGCTCACGCTGGCGCCCTCCTCGGCCACGATGAGGGTGCGCTCGAACTGGCCCGACTCCTTGTTGTTGATGCGGAAGTAGGTGCTCAGATCCATGGGGCAGGTCACGCCCTTGGGAATGAACACGAAGCTGCCGTCCGTGAACACGGCGCTGTTGAGGGCGGCGTAGAAGTTGTCGGAAGGGGGTACCACGCTGCCCAGGTACTGCTTCACCAGCTCCGGGTGGGACTTCACGGCCTCGCTGAAGCTGCAGAAGATGATGCCGACCGTGGCCAGCTTCTCCCGGTAGGTGGTGGTCACGCTGACGGAGTCGAAGACTACATCCACGGCCACGCCAGCCAGGGCCTCCTGCTCATGGAGGGGGACGCCGAGCTTCTCGAAGGTGCGCTTCAGCTCGGGGTCCACCTCGTCCATGGAGGCGTACTTGGGTGCCTTGGGCCGGGGGGCGCTGTAGTAGACGATCTTCTGGAAATCGGGCTTCGGGTAGTCGACCTTGGCCCACTCGGGCTCGGTCATGGTCAGCCAATGCCGGTAGGCCTTGAGGCGGAACTCCAGCAGCCAGTCCGGCTCGGCCTTCTTGGCCGAGATGAACCGGATCACATCCTCGGTCAGGCCGGGCGCGACGCTGTCCGCCTCGATGTCCGTCACGAAGCCGTACTTGTATTCCTGGCTGGTGACCACATTCAAGGTGGTGCTCATCGCCGTCTCCCGTGAGGCACATCCAGGCCGTGGGGGCGGGTGCGCCTACCCGCGGCTGGGACATGCTCCTCATCCATTCTGAAATCTCGACCAAAATTGTCAACTTAATAGGATGTGGCCCCGGTCACGGCTGGGGCGGCTCGTCCAATTCCTTCATGAGGCCCCGGATCTGGGACCGGACGCCCTTGGCCTGCGATTCGTTGAGGTCCCCGGGGTCGGCCTCCAGGCCGGCCTTGAGCAGGATCCGGGCCTCCTCCCGCTCGCCCAGACCCGCCAGGGCCGCGCCCAGCTGGAAATGGTTGATGAGGGTGGGCTCTTTTTCCAGGAGGGGGTCCAGCAGGTCCAGCACATCCTGATGGTGCTTCAGGGCCAACAGGTACTGCCCCAGCAGGGTGCGGGCGCGGGGCTCCAGGCCGGGCAGGGGGTGGGCGTGGAGACGGCGGACCTCGACGAGGTCCTGCTCGGTGACCTGGCCGTTCATGAGGCGGTAGGCCAGGCGCATGAGGGCGGCTTCCCAGGCGCCACTGCTCTTGGGGTGCCGGGTGAGGAAGGCGTCCAGGGCCCGGGCGATCTCCGGTTCCCGCTTCTGGGCCATGAGGTGTTCGAGCACCAGGCGCAGGGCGAGGAAGCACAGGCGGGGGTGGCGGTCGGAGCAGGCGAAGTCGAGGGCGGCCTTCAGGGTCTTTTCAGGCTGCCGGAGGAAGGCCAGGCGCAGCTCGAGCCACTCGAGGCGCTGGCTCCGGCCCTTGCGGCGGGCGCGCTTCAGGAGGAGGGCGGCGGATTCCAGCTGGTCCTCGTCCAGGAGGGTCTCGGCCTCGTCCAGCAGGGTCTGGGTGCCGGGCTTGCCGTCCCGGGCCTCCCGCAGCTGGGGGTGGGTCTCGGCATCCAGCATCAGCAGCAGCTGCGGATCCCCCGGGTTCTGCAGGAGCAGCTCATGGAGGATGGCGAAGGCCTTGGGGCGTTCGTCCTGCAGGAGATAGGCTTCGGCCAGGGCCTCCCGCACATGCAGGTCGCCCGGCAGGTAGGCGCTGGCGTCCTTGAGCACGGGCACGGCCAGGGCGCTCTCGCCGCGGGCCAGGTGGACCTGCCCCAGCAACAGCAGCGTCTCCCCGTCCTTCCGGCGGACCACGGCCTCCTGGGCGGCCTCCAGGGCGCCCTGGAGATCCTCCTGCTCCAGGAGCAGCTCCGCGAGCATCATGCGGGGCTCGGGATCGTCGGGGCGCAGGTCCGCGGCCTGGTGCATGGCCTCGATGGCCTGGTCGGCGCGCTCGGGCAGCTCCTGGAGGAGCTTGGCCAGCAGCATCCAGGCCTCGAAGTGCCGGGGGCTCAGGCCCACGGCCTTCCGGGCCAGGCTTTCCGCCTCCTCGAAGTTCTGGGCGGCTTCGTGCAGCGAGGCGACTGTGAAGATGAGCTCGTAGTTCTTGGGATCCAGGGGCAGGGCCTGGCCCAGGCGCTGGGCGGCGCCCGGCAGGTCGGCGGATTCCAGCAGGGCCGTGGTCTCCAGCAGGGCCCGCTTGAGCTGGGACATGGACTTGGGCCGGGCGATGGGAAGGATCCGGGCCCGGTAGCGGGTGAAGAGCTCCCGGGCGCTGATGAGGTTCAGGTTCTCCTCCACCAGGTGCTCCCAGCGTTCGGAGAAGGCGTGGGCGTCCAGCTGGCGCTTCTGCTCCATCTCCTGCACCAGAGCCATCAGGCCGTTGCGCAGCATGACCTCGCTGCGCTCCAGCTTGCCCAGCTGGTCGGAGACGGTCTCCAGGTAGGTCTCCACCCGGCGGAGGGTCTCCTCCAGGCCGGTGATGCGCTCCAGGAGGTGCTCTTCCAGATCCTCGCCGCCCTCGGCCTCCTCAGGTTCGTCCTCCCAGGTCTGGTCCCCGGCAAGGATGAGGAGCCGCGTGCCGCACTTTACGCAAGTCTCCCGATCCCCGGGATTCCAGGTGAGGCAGTTCTGGCAGTAGGAGCCGGGCAGGTCGTTGGCCATGACACCAGGATAGATGGGGAGGATGGCTTCCGAGGTCTGAAGGTTTTATCCTGATGGCGGCGAGGGCCTCCCATGAGCGACGAGCAGGATCGGCAGGACAAGCGCCAGGAAGCCATGGAGTGGGTGGGGAAGGCCTATCAGCTCCACATGAAGAACGAGGTGGCGAAGGCCATCAGCCTCTACACCAAGTCCATCGAAATCTGCCCCACGGCGGAGGCCTACACCTTCCGGGGCTGGGCCCGGTCCTTCGAGAAGGACTACGCCTCGGCCATCGAGGACTGCCACCGGGCCATCGACCTGGATCCCGAGTTCGGCAATCCCTACAACGACATCGGCGCCTACTATGTCGAGCAGGGCGAGCCCGACGAGGCGATTCCCTGGCTGCGCATGGCCCTGAAGGCCAAGCGCTATGAAAGCTACTGCTTCCCCCACTTCAACCTGGGCCGTGTCTATGAGGCCAAGGGCCAGCTGGACAAGGCCCTGGAGCACTTCCGCCACGCCCTGGACGAGAACCCACGCTACATCCTGGCCGCCAAGGCGGTGGAGCGCGTGAAGGGCAAGCTGGCCGCGCAGAACCCGGAGACGATCCGCTGAACTCATGGTGAACTGGAGGCGGGAGACGCCATGAAGTTCACCATCGCCCACAGCCCCGATTCTGACGACGCCTACATGATGGCCCCCCTGGCCCTGGGGTGGCTGGATCCTGAGGGCTTCGACATCACCTTCGTCCGCAAGGACATCGAAACCCTGAACGCCGAGGCCGTGGAGGCCCGCTACGATGTGACCGCCATCAGCTTCGGCGCCTACCCTGAATTGAACGACCGCTATGACCTGTTGACGGCGGGTTCGAGCATCCAGGAGGGCACGGGCCCGCTGGTGGTGAGCCGCACCCCCATGGATGTGGCGGCCCTGAAGAGCCTGACCATCGCCATCCCGGGACGCCGCACCAGCGCCTACCTGGCCATGCGGAAGTGGTGCGCCGAGCATGGCTTCGAGGCCGCGGTCGAGCTCGTGCCCTTCGACCAGATCCTGCCGGCCGTCGCCGAGGGCCGTTTCGAGGCGGGCCTGCTCATCCACGAGAGCCAGCTCATGTACCAGGACGCGGGGCTGCGCCTGGTGGTGGACCTGGGCGCCTGGTGGAAGCACGCCTACGATCTGCCCCTGCCCATGGGCGGCAACGCCATCCGGAAGGACCTGCCCGCCGAGGTGAAGCAGCGCTTCGCCATCCTGATGCGGAAGAGCGTCGAGATGGCCCGTGCCCGCCACTGGGAGAGCGTGGACTACAGCCAGTCCTTCGGCCGCGGCATGGACCGCGAGATGATCGGCCGCTATGTGAACGCCTGGGTGAACGACTTCACGGTGGACCCCGGGCCCCGGGGCCGGGAGGCCGTCACCCGGCTGCTGGGCCTCGAACCCGTGTGGATCCAGGGCTGAAGTCCACCGGGAGTCCAACAAGGAATAAGGATCTCCACGAAGGCCACCAAGAAAAGAATGAAGGGCACGAAGGGATTCCTTCGTGCCCTTGTCTTTCCCTTCGTGTCCTTCGTGGAGGTCGTTTCTGGCCGACGGAGCTTCACTCCCGCGCCGCCTCCAGGCGGATGGGCACCCGCAGCTTCCGGCCCTCGCGCTGGATGTCCAATTGGGCACTGCTGCCCAGGGGCAGGGCCTCCACGGCATCCAGCAGGCCGTCCCAGTCCTCGATGACGCGGCCGTTCACGGCCTGGATGAGGTCGCCGGCCACCACGCGGCGCCCGTCGACGCCCACGCCCTGAAGACCGGCCCGGGCCGCGGCGCTGCCCCTGAACACCTTGCCGACCATCACCCCTTTCTGGGGGCCGAAGGCGCGCTCCACCAGCCGCGGCGCCACGGGCTCGAGGCCCAGGTCCGGGCGCTCCAGCTTGCCCCGGGCGATGAGCTGCGGCACCACGCGGTTCACGGTATCCACGGGCACGGCGAAGCCGATGCCCGCGCTGGCGCCACTGGGGCTCTGGATGGCGGTGTTCACGCCGATGAGGCGGCCCGCGCTGTCCAGCAGCGGCCCGCCGCTGTTGCCGGGGTTGATGGCCGCGTCCGTCTGGATGACGCCGGCGATGCGGCGCCGGGTGACGCTCTGGATTTCGCGGCCCAGGGCCGAGACCACGCCGGTGGTGAGCGTCTGGTCCAGGCCGAAGGGATTGCCGATGGCCAGCACGGCCTGGCCCACCTGCAGGTCGGCGCTGCTGCCCAGGGGGATGGGGCGCAGCTTCGGGGGCGTCTTCGCCAGCAGGAGCACGGCCAGGTCCTTGTCCGGGGCTCCGCCCACATAGGCGGCCTCGTGGCGGCTGCCGTCCGCCAGGGTGATGTAGGCCCGCGCGGCCCCCTGGATGACATGGAAGTTCGTCACCACATGCCCTTCCGCATCCCAGATGAAGCCCGTGCCCGAGCCCGCCGGGACCTCCACCACATCGAGCCCGAAGAAATCCCGGCTGCGCTCCTCGGTGGTGGTGATGTAGACCACGCTGGGGGCGGCCTCCTTGAAGCGGCGGATGGGCACCTGTTCCCACTCGGGCAGCGGGCCGCGGGGCTCCACGGGACGGGGCCTGGCGAGGCTCGGGGTGAGGGCGTGGCCACACCAGCCCGCGAAGACGCCCGCGGACAAGAGGCCGAGGATGAGAATGCTTCGGCGCATGGAACCTCCAAGGCGGCACCCAATCTACCGGGCCGGGTGGATAGGTCAACCCCTTGAGAACGAATAATTATGATTTTTGAAAATCGATGCTTGACATGTGACATTTAAACACTAAGATTTTATTCGGCAACAGCATCATGGCCTGGGTCTCAGGCTCATCGATGGCTGAGTGCCCCATTCACAGGAGGAATCATGACCATCCTTCGCACCCGCACCCCCCAAGTGACGCCGGCCACGGCCGCGAGCCTGGAGCCCTTCCGCTTCATGCGCGATTTCATGCGCTGGGACCCGCTCCGCGACTATGACCTCGGCGCCCCGACCGCCGCCTTCATGCCCAGCTTCGATGTGAAGGAGAGCCCGGATGCCTACCAGTTCCGGGCCGACCTGCCCGGCATCCTCGAGGCTGACCTCGAGATCAGCCTGGAGGGGACCCGCCTCACCGTGGCCGGCAAGCGCGAGGAGGAGGTCCTGAAGGACGGCGAGCGCATCCATCTGTCCGAGCGCAGCCACGGCCACTTCAGCCGCACCTTCAGCCTTCCCGAAGATGTGGAGGGCGAGAAGGTGGTGGCGGAACTCCGCAACGGCGTCCTGACCCTCATGGTGCCGAAGCGCCCGGAGGTCCGGCCCCGCAAGATCAGTGTCAGCCTCGGATGAGCGTTCCGCTCTCGGAAAAGGCCCCGGAAACGGGGCCTTTTCGCGTCAGTTGTAGAAGAACAGGGGGGGACCGAAGGTGCCCGGCGCGGTCGGGCTGTTGAGGCGCACCGTGATGTCGCCATCCGCCAGCACCAGGTCCGGGAAGCCATCGCCATCCATGTCGCCGATGGCCACGCCCATGGGCCCCCAGTTGCCCCGGTAGCTGGCTGGCGCCAGCAGGGCCCCGGGTGTGGCGGGATCCTGGAGGAAGACGGAGAGGCCGCCTGGATCGCCCGGAAGCCCCGAGTCGGCCACCACCACATCCACCTTGCCATCGCCGTTCAGGTCCCCCACGGCCAGGGCGGTCGAGCGGTAGCCGGTGGCGTAGTGGACGGGGGTCAGGAAGGTGCCGGGCGCGCCCTGGAGCAGCACGCTCAGGCCCTGGGCGGTGGGGCCTACGGCCGCCCCGTAGTTGGCGGTGAGGAGATCAGGCCTGCCGTCCCCGTTGAGGTCCACGGCCTTGATGGCCACGGGCTGGGTGCCCGTCGCGTAGTCCACGGCGGGGGCGAAGATCCCGGCGCCAGTCTGGAGGAGGATGGACACGGTGTTGGCGGTGGTGGCCACGGCCAGGTCGGTCCGGCCGTTGCCGTCGAGGTCCACGGCGGCCACGGCCTGGGGATCGCCCCCGACGGCGTAGGCCAGGGGCGCATTGAAGGCGCCGGTGGCGGTCTGCGTGAAGACGAGCACGCTGTTGGCCCCGCTGGCCGCCACCACGAGGTCCATCCGGCCGTCGCCATCAAAGTCCCCCGCGGCCACATCCAGGGGGCGGCGTCCCGGCGTGGCGAGCACGGTGGCGGGCTGGAAGAAGCCGGGCCGGGATGGATCCGCCAAGCGGACCGAGATGCTCTGGTCCCCGGCGTTGGCCACGATGAGATCGGGGCGCCCGTCCCCATTCAGATCCGCCAGGGTCAGGTTGGCCGGCCCCGTACCCACGCCGAAGCGGGTGGGCAGGACGAAACTCCCGGCGGACCTCTGGAGCCGTGTGGAGACATAGCCCTGGGTCGCCGCCCCACCCAGGTTCGTGGAGACCATGCCGAGGATGTCCGGCAGGCCGTTGGCGTCGATGTCGGCCACCGCGATGGCGTTCACCAGGTAGCCGGAGGCGGGGCCGTTGGCATGATCTGAGCTTGAACATCCCAGCAGGGCGAGGATCCCGAGAGAACCGGAGAGCAGGGCGGGAAGGCGCATGGAAGCTCCTGGAACCTGTGAAAACAAGGATGCGCGGCGGGCCGGATTCCGCAAGGGCGGGCTCAGGCCCGGACACCCCATGGACGCCGCGGGAACCTGGATGGTTGAGCCCTCAGATCTCCTCGACGCTCACCCGCCAGGTGACGAGCTCCCGGGGCAGCAGGGCAGGCCAGTAGGCCACGATCTCCTGGGCCTTGGGACGGCCTCCGGCGAAACCGGTGACGCCCGCCGGGCCCGCCGTGACGAGCGGGGCGATCTCCCGGCCGAAGCGTTCCACTTTTTTCCGATCGGGGTCTTTCACGCTGAGGCGCAGCACAATCTCGGCGGGATCCGCCGGGGCGGGTGCGATGCCCGCGTGCACCGTGCTGGCGCCCAGGAATTCGGCGTCCGTGTGTTCGTAGTCGAAGCCCGCGGCCTTCAGGCGCTTCCAGACGATGTCCGCGCAGAGCTGCGCCTTCTCCAGGGCCCGGGGGCCGCAGAGGGTCAGCTGGCCCGTGGCCTTGTAGCCCTTGAGGTAGGCCCCGCTCACCTTGAGAAAGGGCGTGCGGGGCTTGCCGGTGATCCCGCTGACGCGCACCCGGTCGGGTCCGGCCGGTTCGAGGTGGATGCTCGTGAAATCCGCCACCACATCGGGCGTGATGTAGTTCTCCGGGTCGCCCATCTCGTAGACCAGCTGCTCGCTGACCGTATCCACGGTGACCAGGCCGCCGGTGCCGGCGTGCTTGGTGATGACGAAGGTGCCGTCCTCCGCGACCTCGGCGATGGGATAGCCCACATTCCAGAGTTCGGGCACCTCCCACCAGCGGCTGAAGTTCCCGCCGGTGCTCTGGGCGCCGCACTCGAGGATGTGGCCCGCCACCGTGCCCGCGGCCAGGCGGTTCCAATCCTCCGGGGCCCACTTGAACTCGTGGATCAGGGGCGCCAGGGTCAGGCCCGGGTCCGTGCAGCGGCCCGTCAGCACGATGTCCGCGCCGGTGTCCAGCGCCTCCACCATGGCCTGGGTCTGGAGGTAGACATTGGCGCTGAGGATGGTCCGCGGCGCGTCGAAGAGGCCCTCGCCGGTGTCCATGTTCGCCAGCTTCAGGCCCTTCGCCTCGAACTCGGGGAGCCGGGCCAGCACATCGTCGCCGGTCACGGTGGCGACCTTCAGGCCCGTGATGCCCAGCTGGCGGGCGACCTCCAGCACGGCGGCGCGGCAGGCCTCGGGGTTCACGCCGCCGGCGTTGGCCACCACGCGGATGCCGGTGGCCTTGAGCTGGGGCAGCACGCGCTTCATCAAGTCCACGAAATCGGTGGCATAGCCCAGATTCGGATCCTTCCGGCGCTGCTTCTGCATGATGGAGAGCGTGACCTCGGCCAGGTAGTCCAGCGTCAGGTAGTCGATGCCCCCGGCCTCCACCAGGCGCACCGGGGCGTCGATGCTGTCGCCCCAGAAACCTTGGCCATTGGCGATGCGGACGAGCTTGGACATCTTCAACTCCGATCGAGACGGACGATCAGTCTACTCGTACGGGAGGAATAGATGGGACGGGGCCCCATCCGCTCTGGGGGTTGTCGGCGGAACCGCGGGATCCCAAGGCGGGGAGCTACTCGTAGCGCAGCGCCTCGATGGGATCCAGCTTGCTGGCCTTGGCGGCGGGGTAGAGGCCGAAGATGAGGCCGATGGCCGCGGGCACGGCGAAGGCGCTGACGATGGCCCAGATGGGGACCGAACCCATGGTGCCCA harbors:
- the sufB gene encoding Fe-S cluster assembly protein SufB translates to MSTTLNVVTSQEYKYGFVTDIEADSVAPGLTEDVIRFISAKKAEPDWLLEFRLKAYRHWLTMTEPEWAKVDYPKPDFQKIVYYSAPRPKAPKYASMDEVDPELKRTFEKLGVPLHEQEALAGVAVDVVFDSVSVTTTYREKLATVGIIFCSFSEAVKSHPELVKQYLGSVVPPSDNFYAALNSAVFTDGSFVFIPKGVTCPMDLSTYFRINNKESGQFERTLIVAEEGASVSYLEGCTAPQFDTNQLHAAVVELVALDHASIKYSTVQNWYAGDKNGVGGIFNFVTKRGLCKGKGSHISWTQVETGSAITWKYPSCVLLGDDSIGEFYSVALTNHKQQADTGTKMIHIGRNTKSTIVSKGISAGESSNSYRGLVKVQAKADGARNFSQCDSMLIGQACSASTFPYIEVLNRSAQVEHEATTSKIGEEQLLYFQQRGIPAEEAISMIINGFCKDVFRELPMEFAVEATKLLSLKLEGSVG
- a CDS encoding tetratricopeptide repeat protein, with product MANDLPGSYCQNCLTWNPGDRETCVKCGTRLLILAGDQTWEDEPEEAEGGEDLEEHLLERITGLEETLRRVETYLETVSDQLGKLERSEVMLRNGLMALVQEMEQKRQLDAHAFSERWEHLVEENLNLISARELFTRYRARILPIARPKSMSQLKRALLETTALLESADLPGAAQRLGQALPLDPKNYELIFTVASLHEAAQNFEEAESLARKAVGLSPRHFEAWMLLAKLLQELPERADQAIEAMHQAADLRPDDPEPRMMLAELLLEQEDLQGALEAAQEAVVRRKDGETLLLLGQVHLARGESALAVPVLKDASAYLPGDLHVREALAEAYLLQDERPKAFAILHELLLQNPGDPQLLLMLDAETHPQLREARDGKPGTQTLLDEAETLLDEDQLESAALLLKRARRKGRSQRLEWLELRLAFLRQPEKTLKAALDFACSDRHPRLCFLALRLVLEHLMAQKREPEIARALDAFLTRHPKSSGAWEAALMRLAYRLMNGQVTEQDLVEVRRLHAHPLPGLEPRARTLLGQYLLALKHHQDVLDLLDPLLEKEPTLINHFQLGAALAGLGEREEARILLKAGLEADPGDLNESQAKGVRSQIRGLMKELDEPPQP
- a CDS encoding tetratricopeptide repeat protein, with product MSDEQDRQDKRQEAMEWVGKAYQLHMKNEVAKAISLYTKSIEICPTAEAYTFRGWARSFEKDYASAIEDCHRAIDLDPEFGNPYNDIGAYYVEQGEPDEAIPWLRMALKAKRYESYCFPHFNLGRVYEAKGQLDKALEHFRHALDENPRYILAAKAVERVKGKLAAQNPETIR
- a CDS encoding MqnA/MqnD/SBP family protein, yielding MKFTIAHSPDSDDAYMMAPLALGWLDPEGFDITFVRKDIETLNAEAVEARYDVTAISFGAYPELNDRYDLLTAGSSIQEGTGPLVVSRTPMDVAALKSLTIAIPGRRTSAYLAMRKWCAEHGFEAAVELVPFDQILPAVAEGRFEAGLLIHESQLMYQDAGLRLVVDLGAWWKHAYDLPLPMGGNAIRKDLPAEVKQRFAILMRKSVEMARARHWESVDYSQSFGRGMDREMIGRYVNAWVNDFTVDPGPRGREAVTRLLGLEPVWIQG
- a CDS encoding S1C family serine protease, yielding MRRSILILGLLSAGVFAGWCGHALTPSLARPRPVEPRGPLPEWEQVPIRRFKEAAPSVVYITTTEERSRDFFGLDVVEVPAGSGTGFIWDAEGHVVTNFHVIQGAARAYITLADGSRHEAAYVGGAPDKDLAVLLLAKTPPKLRPIPLGSSADLQVGQAVLAIGNPFGLDQTLTTGVVSALGREIQSVTRRRIAGVIQTDAAINPGNSGGPLLDSAGRLIGVNTAIQSPSGASAGIGFAVPVDTVNRVVPQLIARGKLERPDLGLEPVAPRLVERAFGPQKGVMVGKVFRGSAAARAGLQGVGVDGRRVVAGDLIQAVNGRVIEDWDGLLDAVEALPLGSSAQLDIQREGRKLRVPIRLEAARE
- a CDS encoding Hsp20/alpha crystallin family protein, producing MTILRTRTPQVTPATAASLEPFRFMRDFMRWDPLRDYDLGAPTAAFMPSFDVKESPDAYQFRADLPGILEADLEISLEGTRLTVAGKREEEVLKDGERIHLSERSHGHFSRTFSLPEDVEGEKVVAELRNGVLTLMVPKRPEVRPRKISVSLG
- a CDS encoding FG-GAP repeat domain-containing protein → MRLPALLSGSLGILALLGCSSSDHANGPASGYLVNAIAVADIDANGLPDILGMVSTNLGGAATQGYVSTRLQRSAGSFVLPTRFGVGTGPANLTLADLNGDGRPDLIVANAGDQSISVRLADPSRPGFFQPATVLATPGRRPLDVAAGDFDGDGRMDLVVAASGANSVLVFTQTATGAFNAPLAYAVGGDPQAVAAVDLDGNGRTDLAVATTANTVSILLQTGAGIFAPAVDYATGTQPVAIKAVDLNGDGRPDLLTANYGAAVGPTAQGLSVLLQGAPGTFLTPVHYATGYRSTALAVGDLNGDGKVDVVVADSGLPGDPGGLSVFLQDPATPGALLAPASYRGNWGPMGVAIGDMDGDGFPDLVLADGDITVRLNSPTAPGTFGPPLFFYN
- a CDS encoding acyclic terpene utilization AtuA family protein; the protein is MSKLVRIANGQGFWGDSIDAPVRLVEAGGIDYLTLDYLAEVTLSIMQKQRRKDPNLGYATDFVDLMKRVLPQLKATGIRVVANAGGVNPEACRAAVLEVARQLGITGLKVATVTGDDVLARLPEFEAKGLKLANMDTGEGLFDAPRTILSANVYLQTQAMVEALDTGADIVLTGRCTDPGLTLAPLIHEFKWAPEDWNRLAAGTVAGHILECGAQSTGGNFSRWWEVPELWNVGYPIAEVAEDGTFVITKHAGTGGLVTVDTVSEQLVYEMGDPENYITPDVVADFTSIHLEPAGPDRVRVSGITGKPRTPFLKVSGAYLKGYKATGQLTLCGPRALEKAQLCADIVWKRLKAAGFDYEHTDAEFLGASTVHAGIAPAPADPAEIVLRLSVKDPDRKKVERFGREIAPLVTAGPAGVTGFAGGRPKAQEIVAYWPALLPRELVTWRVSVEEI